One genomic window of Paeniglutamicibacter sp. Y32M11 includes the following:
- a CDS encoding stealth conserved region 3 domain-containing protein, which produces MAEHGHEVTVASVYQAPDSGFDFGDGVRTDYITQLSAREGQASLVIPREWDDQFCSATDSALFQYFSACTADIIVTSTPALTVFALLACPASVKVVQQEHRNSMARGSTAEPILRHSPRVDSIVALTERNKEWLQNQWGSRAPRVDVIPNALPNIGRPRSSGTQKVVMGAGRLVSAKGFSTLVRAFSRVADEFPDWRLRIFGDGPGREQVIATARNLGIARQVEIFPPTDEIEQEWARASIGALASVSEGLPLVLLEARGAGLPLVSFDCETGPREIIEHGKDGYLVPVGDVGGFAEALRILMGDEGKRLQMAARATESLQRFAPDVIATQWETLFQELVKRPLSARQLLDIGNEGAENGGLKTSGVSEKAISGSSPSSRLLRSKASSVDSNELNEASKNGNSGDSSVIAVTLSEILPERARENNRQRLEEMFEGSHLRCRALKSTRGMSWGVRMADRNAVLEHLVQTNPSDLEVRLYAGRTRLDMDGVSWRTDRDEVAWADVSRLFIFHHFGVNGTRRHVGFAAGITLEFWDLDERRPDLYRAPRVNFEVDHLSSDQFNQPLFALWVPSLSRPLWSSVEFPVDVVYTWVDGSDKVWRQKRDANSGETVPSTLAGGELRFRNRDELRYSLRSLYAHAPWIRHIYLVTDGQRPAWLKDHERITVVDHRELFPNSEVLPVFNSHAIETVLHRIPGLSEHFLYMNDDVFLMKDQQPEKYFTSVGQARFFLSSTKINDLGFRAEPHEAAGMNNRRLVERDFGVTITQGMLHTPHPQRVSMLEKLCEQYSEEISTTRAQRFRSGSDISLISSLAQYAGYMEGAYIQGELNVSFIPLGAPDTLRRLSQMKFTNLDCLTFGEAESDPNPDYTQEIATTFMKSTFQIPAPWEI; this is translated from the coding sequence ATGGCGGAGCACGGACACGAAGTTACAGTAGCAAGTGTCTATCAGGCGCCTGATTCGGGCTTTGATTTTGGCGACGGTGTACGTACAGATTACATAACTCAGCTTAGTGCGCGAGAGGGGCAGGCGAGTTTAGTTATTCCGCGAGAATGGGACGATCAGTTTTGTAGCGCTACTGACTCTGCGCTGTTCCAGTACTTCAGTGCTTGTACTGCAGATATCATCGTCACCTCTACCCCGGCATTGACGGTATTTGCACTTCTGGCCTGTCCTGCATCAGTGAAAGTCGTCCAACAAGAACATCGAAACTCTATGGCTCGGGGATCTACTGCGGAACCTATTCTGCGACATTCTCCTCGGGTAGATTCGATAGTTGCGCTTACCGAACGAAACAAGGAATGGCTTCAAAATCAATGGGGTTCGCGTGCGCCGCGTGTGGACGTTATTCCGAATGCACTGCCGAACATTGGTCGCCCTAGGAGCAGTGGTACTCAGAAGGTTGTAATGGGTGCGGGTCGACTGGTTAGTGCAAAGGGATTCAGTACCTTAGTGCGGGCCTTTTCAAGAGTTGCCGATGAGTTCCCGGATTGGCGTCTCCGGATTTTCGGTGATGGTCCAGGACGAGAACAGGTAATTGCGACCGCACGCAATTTGGGAATCGCCCGCCAAGTCGAAATCTTCCCCCCCACGGATGAAATCGAGCAGGAATGGGCTCGGGCTTCGATTGGAGCGCTTGCCTCTGTTTCGGAAGGGCTTCCACTCGTGCTACTGGAGGCGCGCGGGGCAGGACTGCCCTTGGTTTCTTTTGACTGCGAGACTGGACCTCGCGAAATTATCGAGCATGGTAAAGACGGTTATCTCGTTCCAGTAGGTGATGTCGGTGGCTTCGCCGAAGCCCTCAGGATTCTTATGGGCGATGAAGGCAAAAGACTCCAGATGGCAGCGAGGGCCACAGAATCCCTACAACGATTTGCACCGGATGTGATTGCGACGCAGTGGGAAACCCTTTTTCAGGAGCTCGTGAAACGTCCACTATCAGCTCGTCAATTACTTGATATCGGAAACGAGGGTGCTGAGAATGGGGGCCTGAAAACAAGCGGTGTTTCCGAAAAAGCAATTAGTGGGTCCTCTCCGAGCTCTCGGCTGCTTCGTTCGAAGGCCAGCAGTGTCGATTCGAATGAACTGAATGAAGCCAGTAAAAACGGGAATTCTGGTGACTCGAGTGTTATAGCTGTCACTCTCAGTGAGATCCTTCCGGAACGGGCTCGTGAGAATAATCGCCAGCGTTTGGAGGAGATGTTCGAAGGGAGCCACTTGCGCTGCCGAGCATTAAAGTCAACAAGGGGCATGTCATGGGGCGTTCGGATGGCGGACCGAAATGCGGTGCTCGAGCATCTCGTACAGACCAATCCAAGTGACCTGGAGGTGCGCCTTTATGCGGGTCGTACCCGTTTGGATATGGATGGGGTGAGCTGGCGGACCGACCGCGATGAAGTGGCATGGGCAGATGTGAGTCGGCTTTTTATTTTCCATCATTTCGGGGTGAATGGAACGCGACGCCATGTTGGCTTTGCAGCAGGCATAACTCTCGAATTTTGGGACCTTGATGAACGGAGGCCGGATCTTTATCGGGCTCCACGAGTGAATTTCGAAGTTGATCATCTGAGTTCCGACCAATTCAACCAACCTCTCTTTGCACTCTGGGTACCATCGCTCAGTCGTCCTTTGTGGTCTAGCGTAGAATTTCCCGTAGATGTCGTATACACCTGGGTGGACGGATCAGATAAGGTCTGGCGGCAAAAACGAGACGCGAATTCAGGGGAAACTGTACCTTCGACTTTAGCCGGCGGTGAGCTTCGATTCCGAAATCGAGATGAGTTACGGTACTCATTGCGCAGCTTGTATGCCCACGCGCCTTGGATTCGCCATATCTACTTGGTTACAGACGGGCAACGTCCTGCATGGCTGAAGGATCATGAACGCATCACTGTAGTTGATCACCGCGAATTGTTCCCAAATAGTGAAGTGCTCCCTGTGTTTAATTCGCACGCGATTGAGACAGTATTGCACCGTATTCCAGGGCTTTCCGAGCACTTCCTGTATATGAACGATGACGTATTTTTGATGAAGGATCAACAGCCGGAAAAGTATTTCACGTCGGTCGGGCAAGCTCGATTCTTCTTATCATCGACAAAGATTAACGACCTTGGGTTTCGAGCTGAACCGCATGAAGCAGCTGGAATGAATAATCGAAGGCTAGTCGAGCGGGACTTTGGAGTAACAATTACTCAGGGAATGTTGCACACCCCACATCCGCAACGAGTCTCAATGCTCGAGAAGTTATGTGAACAATATTCCGAAGAAATAAGTACGACACGAGCGCAACGATTCCGGAGTGGAAGCGACATCTCACTTATCTCGTCGTTGGCACAGTACGCTGGCTATATGGAGGGTGCCTACATTCAAGGGGAGTTGAACGTAAGTTTCATCCCTTTGGGTGCTCCGGACACTCTGAGACGGCTTTCTCAAATGAAGTTCACTAACTTGGATTGTCTGACATTTGGCGAAGCTGAGAGTGATCCGAATCCTGATTACACACAGGAGATCGCCACAACGTTCATGAAGTCCACATTCCAAATTCCGGCTCCGTGGGAGATTTGA
- a CDS encoding glycosyltransferase, which translates to MRVVSIIPSFGTGGLTGAVLNRSILLSATENDVCIFTYEFAINYRDVVDDLKSQGKLKDDIVVVNPYDYFFEKYNADNADNADNADNADNIADLRPKAYRIESKTLSGNFIRIGYDIEGDKVWRSFTKSGNKREFRLEILDRVGRIVQVDHFDSSGFRRQSDVVSNDIIVSTKMFSINGFCFLRTEFSEKGRIVGVQAFSPTSEKVKVFKSIWDWRRQFFKEFVAAAGDVLILCDGNNVPGQFLRLKSTRHKIVAVIHMNHLDDKGKLKKQYEAYFERLSEFDAVIALTSEQAADLRKFSGGTANIVVIGNPLPVASILDTQRTRDAVIVSRLVGGKGLDEAILAAKLVVESYPGFKLDIFGTGPLESTLKSLISELDLLGNVRLLGQTKTPLQEFASSKISLFTSRSEGFGLTIAESLMMGTPVISLPCSYGPSELIQTGYTGNLLPNRDMRPFADAILELIHNPAKQREFGANGVKWIEANFGSETIHSKWIDIIRRIRADA; encoded by the coding sequence GTGCGAGTAGTTTCTATTATTCCGAGTTTCGGAACCGGCGGTCTAACTGGCGCCGTTCTCAATAGATCGATTCTATTATCGGCTACCGAGAATGATGTTTGTATATTTACTTACGAATTTGCTATCAACTATCGTGATGTCGTTGATGATCTCAAATCACAGGGTAAGTTGAAGGACGATATTGTAGTCGTTAATCCGTACGATTATTTTTTTGAAAAATATAATGCTGATAATGCTGATAATGCTGATAATGCTGATAATGCTGATAATATCGCGGATTTGCGACCTAAGGCCTACCGCATAGAAAGCAAAACCCTAAGCGGAAATTTTATTCGCATAGGTTACGATATTGAAGGAGATAAAGTATGGCGATCATTTACTAAATCAGGAAATAAACGCGAATTCCGCCTAGAAATACTTGATCGAGTTGGACGGATAGTTCAAGTGGATCATTTCGATTCGTCAGGATTTAGGCGCCAGTCGGACGTTGTATCTAATGATATTATTGTTTCTACAAAAATGTTTTCTATAAATGGATTCTGTTTTTTGCGAACAGAATTCAGTGAAAAAGGCCGCATTGTTGGCGTGCAGGCTTTCAGCCCTACTTCTGAAAAGGTTAAAGTTTTCAAAAGTATTTGGGACTGGAGGCGGCAATTTTTCAAGGAATTTGTGGCGGCTGCGGGTGATGTACTCATCTTGTGCGATGGTAACAACGTGCCCGGTCAATTCTTAAGGCTCAAGAGCACCCGCCATAAAATAGTTGCTGTCATTCATATGAACCATTTGGACGATAAGGGTAAACTGAAAAAACAGTATGAGGCCTACTTCGAAAGATTGTCCGAATTTGATGCAGTGATAGCTCTGACTTCCGAACAAGCCGCTGACCTGCGGAAATTTTCGGGTGGAACGGCGAATATTGTTGTAATTGGTAATCCACTGCCAGTGGCCTCGATTCTTGATACTCAGCGTACGAGAGATGCCGTCATCGTGTCCCGTCTCGTCGGGGGCAAAGGTCTCGACGAAGCTATTCTGGCTGCCAAATTGGTTGTCGAATCATATCCCGGTTTTAAACTGGATATTTTCGGAACAGGACCACTTGAATCGACGCTGAAGAGTCTCATTAGTGAACTTGATTTATTGGGAAACGTACGATTGTTGGGCCAAACGAAAACACCACTCCAAGAATTTGCTTCGTCTAAAATTTCTCTCTTTACCTCGCGAAGTGAGGGGTTTGGCTTGACTATTGCGGAGTCCCTAATGATGGGTACCCCGGTAATATCGCTCCCATGCTCCTATGGTCCAAGTGAGCTTATTCAGACCGGTTACACGGGTAATCTGCTACCTAATCGAGACATGAGGCCTTTCGCCGACGCCATACTCGAGTTGATACATAACCCTGCAAAGCAACGTGAGTTTGGTGCGAATGGAGTAAAGTGGATCGAGGCGAATTTTGGTTCTGAAACTATTCACAGTAAGTGGATTGATATTATTCGTCGAATCAGAGCCGACGCGTAA